One Brassica oleracea var. oleracea cultivar TO1000 chromosome C7, BOL, whole genome shotgun sequence genomic window carries:
- the LOC106302937 gene encoding uncharacterized protein At4g02000-like, with translation MPRSSYRRCHRNGGMADRITANDLGNGKFLINFSSEEDLSSVLRRSPFHFNFCMFVFVRWEPIIHDDYPWIIPFKVQVIGLPLHLWTDKNLRNTGARLGNVHVETLDVAEGRMLVDVDSQRPLKFLRKVESKDGDEVTIEIKYEMLFKHCSTCGMLTHEKDHCPSVSDMRSRLQPHTERPGIFTRMQLPQE, from the coding sequence ATGCCGAGAAGCTCCTACAGAAGATGCCATCGCAATGGGGGAATGGCAGATCGCATTACGGCAAATGACTTAGGCAATGGGAAGTTCCTCATCAACTTCTCTTCGGAAGAGGACCTCAGCTCTGTTCTTCGACGGAGCCCTTTTCACTTTAACTTCTGCATGTTTGTGTTTGTAAGGTGGGAACCCATCATTCACGATGATTATCCTTGGATCATCCCTTTCAAGGTTCAAGTGATTGGTCTTCCTTTGCATCTGTGGACGGATAAAAATCTCAGAAACACTGGGGCAAGACTAGGCAATGTTCATGTTGAAACGTTGGACGTAGCCGAGGGCCGTATGCTCGTTGACGTGGATTCTCAACGACCTCTTAAATTCTTACGGAAAGTGGAGTCGAAGGATGGGGATGAGGTTACCATAGAGATAAAGTATGAGATGCTTTTTAAACACTGCTCTACGTGTGGCATGCTTACACATGAGAAGGATCATTGTCCTTCTGTCTCGGACATGCGGTCTCGACTTCAACCGCATACAGAGCGTCCTGGTATCTTTACGAGGATGCAGCTACCACAGGAATAG
- the LOC106302283 gene encoding glutathione S-transferase T3-like: MDSYSQSSSFLDLLNNQQQNTQPSINLSASNVCVFGTQWAEDANMEAHTVEDRKERRKWTPTEDVVLISAWLNTSKDPVVSNEQKAIAFWKRIAAYVAASPKLVGLQKREPTHCKQRWGKINEGVCKFVGCYDAATKEKSSGQSENDVMKMAHEIFFNDYKVKFTLEHAWLELRHDQKWCGASSTKDKVQSKRKKLDDQSAQSSTSVPGEDDQSARPVGVKAAKAKAKKSVSKPSLEEEEREFHTMWEIRQKDFTLKEKLNNQKLLDTLIAKTEPLSELETALKTKLLKDMLA; this comes from the coding sequence ATGGACTCTTATTCTCAATCTTCTAGCTTTTTAGACCTCTTAAACAATCAACAACAAAACACTCAACCTAGTATAAACCTCTCTGCGTCAAATGTCTGTGTTTTTGGGACACAATGGGCTGAAGATGCAAACATGGAAGCACACACTGTGGAGGACCGCAAAGAGAGACGGAAGTGGACACCAACAGAGGACGTTGTGCTCATCAGTGCTTGGCTGAACACATCAAAGGATCCGGTTGTATCAAATGAGCAAAAAGCAATTGCATTTTGGAAACGAATTGCAGCTTATGTTGCAGCAAGTCCAAAGCTTGTTGGTTTGCAAAAAAGAGAGCCAACTCACTGCAAACAAAGGTGGGGGAAGATTAATGAGGGCGTGTGTAAGTTCGTTGGCTGTTATGATGCTGCCACGAAAGAGAAATCAAGTGGCCAGAGTGAGAATGATGTGATGAAAATGGCTCATGAGATTTTCTTCAATGATTACAAGGTGAAGTTCACACTTGAGCATGCATGGTTAGAGCTTCGCCATGATCAAAAATGGTGTGGAGCTTCATCTACTAAAGATAAAGTGCAGTCAAAAAGAAAGAAGCTCGATGACCAATCGGCACAGTCATCAACTTCGGTGCCAGGAGAGGACGATCAATCCGCACGGCCTGTTGGGGTGAAAGCAGCAAAGGCGAAAGCAAAAAAGTCTGTGAGCAAGCCGAGTTTGGAAGAGGAAGAAAGGGAGTTTCACACCATGTGGGAGATTAGGCAGAAGGACTTTACGTTGAAGGAGAAGCTTAACAATCAGAAATTGCTTGACACCCTAATTGCCAAGACTGAACCACTTAGTGAACTTGAAACTGCTTTAAAAACTAAGCTTCTTAAGGACATGTTGGCTTAG